The following DNA comes from Centroberyx gerrardi isolate f3 chromosome 4, fCenGer3.hap1.cur.20231027, whole genome shotgun sequence.
CTGGATACAAAACAAGACTACAATTCAGCAAGAGAACTTTAAGTTCGTTAGTCCAACTCAAGTGTTCACCATGAGCAATGGCATGCAGATGCATACTCACCTAAAAATCTCAATGGCGCTCCACAGATAGAAAACGAAGAACACGACTGGCTTGTTGTGCATTTCCTCCAAGCTACCAAAAATGATGAAGAGGATAAAATTCCTTCCAACCACCTGGAGATAAAGGATCACAAGTCACAGTAACACCTAGATGTAATGAATTAGTAATTATGCTAGACATTTATTGGCAGTACATGGGTGATAAGGATAGTAGGTGTTCAACGCAGGTGTGACCGCATATGACAAGACTCAAATGAACATCCAGTACCTGTATAAGAGTTGGAACAACGCCTGTCCTGACGACTCCAAACGCAGCGTTGAGGACCTCAACTGCTGCCAATATCTGGCAGAAGAACATAACGTCCGATATGGTGTGAAATGTGTCATAGAGAGAATCTGAAATGAGAGAAGTGCTGTGTTTGATGGGTCTTCAGAAGTTTTTGCTATACTAAATGAAATCcatgaaagaaaaatgtattgaatACAAAACATGCAGTGCGATGCCTCCCCACCTTGGCCAAAGATAAAGAGCCGCACGGTCATGTTGGCAAAGATCCAGGAGAAGCCGAGGAACTGGACCAGGTTATAggtgaacaaaaacacactcttcAGACTGATGAACCCTGGAAAGAGGCCATTtaaaagagaaacacaaattGCTTGAACAAACACGACACAAGTTAGTCCACTGCAAAAATTTCCAATTTAAGTGTTATCATCTCGAATTAAGAATACACCAttttttggcaaataaactAAGAACAAGTTACTGTCCTACAACAAAAATATTTGGTCACAGTTTCACCTGTGTGTTGAGGATTTATATAGTTCACTAAAATGCATGCCAATACTTTTACCTCATTAGGTACAGTATGTTTAGTAGACAGTACAAGCTAGTTTAGCATCATCAAATAACCAGTATATAGTGAAACTTTTATTAATCTTCTCATCACACAAAAATAGGTTGATTAAACGGCTTATTTGCCAATCAGTGTATTTCTTTCATACCAGACAGCCAAAAAatcttttcatatttttgacTAAAGAATTAGGTCAGTGCCATTATCTTCCTTCACTGGCAGGTTCTGTCACTAGCATCAAGAAATCTTGGGGCGGCGGTATcttagaggttagagaagcaagtTTGTGACCAGAAGTTTAGTTTGAATTTCCAGACCAGCTGAGAAAAATGTGGGTGGGTAAagtaaatgaaaagctgctatCGAGCTGCTGAAAGAGAGCCAACATGCTCAGCTGATTTTCCCTAGATAAAtaaagggttaaaaataaaCACTGCCTTCACTGCTTTGAAGAATTCTTGGAAACCATATCTCAGTTTTTGAAATTTCTGGAATTTCCCCTCAAgcatgtcacattttcttcaAGTGAGCTGAATAACTGGCTGGAACCGCTTGataaaatgtcatcatttgTACTCACGATCCTCTTGACTCCTTGAAGCCTTCAGcctgttctttctctcctcctttgagaagaaaaaagacaacatttaTACAGGTTCTGCATCTGCGTGGCATCTCTTGATTAGTATATTCTTTCAATCTCTCAGCACCTTctattcaaacttttttttaactatCTTAGTTTCAACTCTGTCTTGTATTGACATTGTAAATGGACCCCAGGAGGACTAGTCTGTCGCTTGTGCATCAACTAACTAATGTTTCACTTTCATTGGCCATTTCTATTTTGAACAAGCATACTTACATATGAATTCATAAAGTTTCCTTCGACATTAGCGTTCTTTTTAAAAGACTCAATATGAATAATTGCAAACAAGCAAAATTACCTCTTAATAACAAAGAGCACAGAAAAATActcattgtgtatgtgtgttagaaGTATAACTTTTTGGATAAGGTTTATATAATAAAAGTGAGTGGCAGTAATACAGATACCCGGGGCAGCAAAACTGGTTAAGTGTTCTTGAAGTCACACAAAGGTGTAAATagctaaaaagtgaaaatgttgcaCTGAGGTGAAACGGCTTTCATCTCACCTTTTCACGAATCTCCATCTCAGCATCTGACTCGTCCAGCCAGCGGTCGAAGTCAGGAGCCAGGAAGACTGGCTTGCGCTCCTGTAAGGTCAGTCTGTCCCACCAGCCGCGCTGCTCTTTCCTCACTGTGATATTCACCTGCCGCTGAGTGGACTTATGGCTCACCTGGGCACACAGGTTCATCAACAACATGAGGGTGACAAACAGGAACAGTATGTCTGTTCTCAACTTGACAAACCAATTAAAGACAGCTACATACCTGTGGCTTCACCGGCAAATGAAACTCCAGATTGAACGCATATTCATTTTCTCCTTTTGCACCACGGCCCTGGGctgcaaacagacaaaaatacaaacGTTCATGAATCATTAGCTTCATTCTTTTaaattcccttttttcctcagaGTCAAATGTGCATCAGTACAAGTACCACAGAAATACTGGATCTCACCTCTAAAGTGAAGGACGTTTTCATGTACACTGACATCAATATTCTGCAAGAGGAAGCAGATAGACAGATTAGTTGAATTTCCTCCTATAGAATAAAAACTGATGTAGTGGCCTAGTTCCTGTCCACATTACCATCAAACAAGGACTGAAAAAATATAACCCAAAACACTAATAGTTATGAACACTTTAACAACATTAAAGTTAGAATGAGCATCATCCAAACGACAAAAAATTCTTGCCAGTGTATTACCAATCAGAATAATTATCTATAGTCAGTCCGCCTAGTCCGGGAAGTGGACCGTTTCACACAATCCCCGCCCACATTTAGATCTAGTCCCTGTCACTGTGAAAGTAAAACTTGGTGAAGAAGACCCCAGATGCGTTTAAGTGCTTTGTGCTGGACAGCATATcacattatttcatttcaataaTGCATAACTAACTGACTGATCCCATGTGACAGTAAGACGATACTCATCAGCATAGAAATGCCTAACTGAATATTGGATTAGTGGGTTCAAACCTAAGAGGTAGTGGTATGGTAGGCCTTGGCTCTAGGCTCTAGAACAGCCATCACCAGAGattataaaaaattaaaaaaaaagtatctgcTACCACTTTGTAGGATCTATACCGCCAATATGCAAATTGTGCAGTCACGTGGTATTTCCAAAAACCTAAAGCCCTTGCACCATTTAATACCCACTCGAATACTTTAAATTGGGTAAATACTACCCTACGCAATTTTATAATGAAAGGTGGGCGCAGACATTGTGAACAACAGACTATTTAGCTCACCTGTGCGTCTATCAGCTCCACTCGCAGGTAAATGTCTTCATGGCGTTGAGCCCAGTACACGAGCGGTGTGAGCGTCATATTGTGGCGTTTAATGCAGCTTGATTTCAGATTAATAGTTGGAGTCGAGAATGAATGAAGTCCCCAAATTACATGCTAGCCGGTCAGGAGGCTACAATGGATAGCCAGAATATACTGCGAACGCGCTCGCTCGCCATCTGTCAGTGCAACAACGTGCTCGTGCATGAGACAGAGCAGTTGGTCCCctcctctctgattggctggccgtCAGT
Coding sequences within:
- the hacd3 gene encoding very-long-chain (3R)-3-hydroxyacyl-CoA dehydratase, translating into MTLTPLVYWAQRHEDIYLRVELIDAQNIDVSVHENVLHFRAQGRGAKGENEYAFNLEFHLPVKPQVSHKSTQRQVNITVRKEQRGWWDRLTLQERKPVFLAPDFDRWLDESDAEMEIREKEERKNRLKASRSQEDRFISLKSVFLFTYNLVQFLGFSWIFANMTVRLFIFGQDSLYDTFHTISDVMFFCQILAAVEVLNAAFGVVRTGVVPTLIQVVGRNFILFIIFGSLEEMHNKPVVFFVFYLWSAIEIFRYPFYMLGCFDTEWKTLTWLRYTIWIPLYPLGVLAEAVAVIQSIAIFDKTKLFSIPLPKAIGTSISFSHVLYIYLVLMFLGLCINFRHLYKQRKRRFRTKKRKAN